The genomic segment TAGACGTGGTCAAGCGAGGACGCATCTTGCACATCGCCGGCCACAACTTGATGTCAAAGTTTGACGGCTCCGAGGCCGCCACAGTGCTTCGGGCTGCCCGCCAGCTGGGGGTGGAGACCTCGTTGGATACGGCGTGGGATGCCAGCGGGCGCTGGCTGCGGTTGATCGAGCCGTGCCTGCCGCATCTCGACTATTTCGTGCCCAGCTTTGAAGAGGCGATCCGGATCGCCGGCCGCGAGGAGCCGGCTGAAGTGGCCCGTTTCTTTCTGGATTACGGAATTCGGATCGTGGCGTTGAAGATGGGTGAGCAGGGTTGTTACGTCACTGACGGACGGCAGGCAGTGCGGTTGCCAGCTTACTCCGTGATGCCGGTGGACACCACCGGCGCAGGGGACTGTTTCGCTGCCGGTTTTCTGGCCGGGCTCATCCACGGCTGGGACTTAGAGCGGACGGCGCGCTTCGCCAATGCCGTGGGAGCTATGTGTGTTACCTCCATTGGCGCGACCAGCGGTGTAAGGAATCTGGAGGAGACGCTGGCTTTCATACGGAAGATGGAATCGAGAGCAGAAGCAGGGGTGTCAAGTTAAGGTCACGGGATTTCCCCGGGCCCCCCTCTCTTGTTGTTTCGGGGGCATCAAGGCATTTAAGCAGGATTACTAAGAGATGTTATGGAATTGTCCCAAATGCGGCGCCGAACAGCCCCAGGAAGCTAACTTTTGTATCTCATGCGGAATGCCCCTCCGCACCTATTGCCCTCGCTGTGACACGCCTATTCGGGCCGGCGCTCGCCGCTGCGGGCGGTGCGGCACACCACTGGCCGATCCGCTTTCCTTCTCGGAGCTGTTCGAAATACCTACCATCCTGCAAGGCCGCTATGAGATCGAGCAACGCCTGAAGCGAGGATATACCACTGCAGTCTACCTGGCCCGTGATCTGAGGCTGGGACGCCATTGCATCGTTAAAGAGTTCAACCCGCGCCGGCTAGTGGATGAGCTCGAACGAGACGAGGCCCAACGCTCGTTCCAAGCTGAAGTCGCACGCTGGGCCCAGATTCACCATCCCAACTTGGCCCGCATCCAAGGCATGTTCATCCAGGCCGACCACCCTTATCTGGTCATGGAGTGGGTGCGCGGACGGAGCCTCCGCCATCTAATCACCGATCCCAGCGTGGAAATCCGTGAGGCTGATGCCGTAGCTTGGGTGTTACAGATCTGTGAAGCATTGGCCGTCTTACACGCTCAGAACCCGCCGCTTATCTTCGGGGACCTAAATCCTGGACATGTGATGATCACGGCAGATGGGCAAGTTAAGCTGATAGACTTTGGGCTCAGCGCCTGGTTTACGCCGTGGGATCGGGGGATCCCGCGCTACCGGGGCAGCCCTGGCTATGCCGCTCCTGAGCAACGCGAGCGATGGGAGGCGGACGCCCGCAGCGATCTCTACGCGTTGGGTGGTCTGCTTTACTACGCGCTGACCCGTCAGGCCCCTAATCAGCCTCCTATCCGCCTGAACGAGCTGTCACCCGCGCTGGCGGAGGTCGTTCGGCAGGCGCGTCAGCGCGATCCAGAACGTCGATTCTCATCGGCACAGGCTATGCAAGAGGCCCTGGCAAGAGCCGTCCATCTACCCTCTCACAAACCTGCAGTGATTCAGGCCTCATCTGGCCGCGTCGCTGAGCAGCCTACACCTGATCCCTGGAGCGCGCTGCGCGCTCAGCTCAGGGAGCAAGCCAATGCCGACTGGCTGCGCACGGTGCGGCGCTTCTACGGAGGACAGATCCTCGACTGGCTGCGGCGTGAGGCACACCGGCTGGGAAAAGAGGGGCAGACTCAGGCTGTGCGACAGGTCGAGGCCGCAGTGGCAGAGGCGGAATCGCTGCTAGCCCAGGGAGAATTGGAGGATGCGCTGGGCCGTCAGGTGATCGTCGCCCGCTGGCTGACGAGGATCGGGGCGGGCTCCGCCAGTCCAGAATTGAGCCTCCAGCCGCAGCGCTTAGCATTTGGGGAGCTGACGCGCCGAGTGGTCAAGCGCGCTGTGCTGCGCCTTCGCAATACTGGCCCCACAATGTTAGTGGGCGAGGTGCAAAGCCTGGCGCCATGGCTGGAGGTCCGTGATGCTCGCTTTGCCTGTGGGCCGGATGAGGAGGCCCGCGTGACCGTGGTCGCCCTGGGCAAACGACTGCCATCAGAAAATGTACGAGCCGTGCGCGCCTTGCACGTGATCACCAACCGCGGCGAAGTATGGATGCCGGCCTCAGCCAGCCTAGTGGTGCCGAAGCTGGCCATCAGCCCCGAGGCGCTCGACTTCGGGCAGGTAGTTCACGGCCAGACCGCCGATGCCGAGCTCATCGTCGCCAACCAGGGCGGAGGCGAGGTCGAGGGAACCATCCAGAGCGCCGTCCCCTGGCTTTCAGTGATGCCAGATCGCTTTCACGTCCCATCGAGGGAGCGGCAGACGATTCGCGTGCGCTTTCATGGAGGCCTGGCACCAATGGAAATGCAAGGGGCCGCCGACGTCCTGCTGGTGAACAGCGATGATGGCCGGGTGAAACTCCCTGTGCGCTGGCGATGGGCTGAGCCGGGGCTGATGCTAACCCCCACCGTGCTCCTCTGGGGAGAGCAAAGGCGCGAGGCGCAGCCCGAAATGAGCCTGACGATCACCAACTCAGGTACGGCGGTACTGGAGGGAGCCGTCCGCTCGCGCTGTTCATGGGTGCACGTGACGCCCGAGGCTTTCACCTGCCCGCCTGGCCGATCGGTCACGATAGCAGTGAGGGCCACCCTGGGCGAGCTGCCGCCAGGTCGTACCAGCGTCGGTGAGGCGTTGGTCATCGAGAGCAACGCAGGGCGACGAACGGTGTCAGCCTCTGTGGATATCCTGGCCCCTGAACTGCAAGTCAAGCCCCCCTCTCTGGACCTGGGCGAGGTGATGTGGGGCGAGGCCAGCCAGGCGGCTCTGCGCATCGCCAACCGAGGATCACTGCCGCTGATGGCTCAGCTGGAGAGTCTGTTCCCTTGGCTACATGTGGAGCCGGCGGAGGTCGTTTGCCCGCCGGGTGCGTTGACCCGTGTGAAGGTAGAAGCGCGCACCGAGGAGATGCTTCACGGTGGTGAGTGGCATGCGGTGCCAGGCATACGCGTCGAGAGCAACGCCGGGCGCAGAGAAATCCCGATCTCTCTGCTGGTCCGTAAGCCGGAGCTACAATTGACGCCGGAGTTTCTGGATTTCGGTGTCATCCCTCGTCAAGGAGTGGGGCAGACTATGCTCTTCATCAGCAACCCGGGCACGGCGCCGCTCACCTGGTCCCTCTCCAGCGACGCGCTCTGGCTAGAGGTACCCACATCTCAGGGCATCACCAACCCTGGGGAGACGTCTCAAGTGCACCTGTACGCTTACGGGCTAGCCGTACCCGCCGATCAGGATGAGGCCCAGATGAGCCTGATCATCGAAAGCGACGTAGGTGAGCAGGTGGTGCACGGCATCGTAATGATAGCTCGCCCGCAGTTATGGGTAGACCCACTGCGGCTGGACCTGGGCATCAGCGCCAACTATGCGCCGGTGGAAGGCCTGCTCAGCCTCTTCAACCGCGGCCTGGGCGATCTCACTGGCACCGTTCAGACCACTGTGCCCTGGTTAACAGTGGAGCCGGTTGAATTTCAGGTTCCAACCGGCGGGCAGCAGCCGATCCTCGTGCGCGCCATACCGGATGGCCTGCGCGAGGGCGAGACGTTGGTAGAAGGGGCGCTGGAAGTTGTCAGCAACGCTGGCCGAGAACGGGTGGATGTGCGCTTAGAGATCCGCCTCAGCGGTGAGCTGGTAATCGAGCCGCAGGGACTTCTCTGGAGGCAAGGGGAAATGGCACCCGTGCTACGGCTGCGCAATGTGGGGCGCGCGCCTATCTCGGTGCTCATTCGGCCGCAGGCGAGCTGGCTGCATGTGAATCATCAGGTGTTAATGATCAAGCCTGGCCGGATCGCTACAGTGCAGTTCACTCTGGACGAGGCGATTTTGCCCTCTGCTCCCATCGTCGAAACAGAGCTTGTGCTAGATTGGGCTGGCCAGATCGTACGCATACCAGTAGTGGTAGAGACTTATGCCTTTGTGGCGAGGCTTCGGCCTGATGACGCCAGCATATCATCTATTGAGAATTGAGAGGAGTAGCCCCGCCTGATCGCGCGCGCCCCTTGATGCGCACAAGGCGCAAGGGGTAAGTGCCCTATAGCTCTTCGCTATCGATCTCGATTATGTCGCCTCTGACGGTGAAGATCACGCGCTCACAGATGTTTGTGACGCGATCGGCGGCTCGTTCCAAGTTGTGCGCAGCCCACAGCAGGTAAGTGGCCTGGTCAATCGTGCTGTGATCAGCCATCATAATGGTGAGCAGCTCGCGATACACCTGATTGTAAAGGGCATCCATCTCGTCATCTTCCCGGGGGATGGAGCGGGCCGCCTCCACGTCTCGCTCAGCAAACGCCTTCAGCGCGCGGCTGAGCATATCGCATGCCTTTTCCACCATGCAGGAGATATCGACCAGGGGCTTGATAAGCGGGGCATTTCCGATCAACAGATTGATCTTCGAGATGCCCTTGGCGTAGTCTCCTGTGCGCTCCAGCTCCGTGGCGATCTCCAGAATGGCCGCAATGGTGCGGAGATCGCCAGCCATTGGCTGCTGGGT from the Anaerolineae bacterium genome contains:
- a CDS encoding sugar kinase, translated to MTKATQDIRSFDVVCLGIMVADVLARPVQRLPERGKLDIVDRIELHTGGCAVNTGIALAKLGIRTAVMGKVGVDGFGDFIIHTLHHYGIDTSGVVRDQVANTSATMVLIGPDGERSFIHYLGANGELRASDVNLDVVKRGRILHIAGHNLMSKFDGSEAATVLRAARQLGVETSLDTAWDASGRWLRLIEPCLPHLDYFVPSFEEAIRIAGREEPAEVARFFLDYGIRIVALKMGEQGCYVTDGRQAVRLPAYSVMPVDTTGAGDCFAAGFLAGLIHGWDLERTARFANAVGAMCVTSIGATSGVRNLEETLAFIRKMESRAEAGVSS
- a CDS encoding protein kinase, with protein sequence MLWNCPKCGAEQPQEANFCISCGMPLRTYCPRCDTPIRAGARRCGRCGTPLADPLSFSELFEIPTILQGRYEIEQRLKRGYTTAVYLARDLRLGRHCIVKEFNPRRLVDELERDEAQRSFQAEVARWAQIHHPNLARIQGMFIQADHPYLVMEWVRGRSLRHLITDPSVEIREADAVAWVLQICEALAVLHAQNPPLIFGDLNPGHVMITADGQVKLIDFGLSAWFTPWDRGIPRYRGSPGYAAPEQRERWEADARSDLYALGGLLYYALTRQAPNQPPIRLNELSPALAEVVRQARQRDPERRFSSAQAMQEALARAVHLPSHKPAVIQASSGRVAEQPTPDPWSALRAQLREQANADWLRTVRRFYGGQILDWLRREAHRLGKEGQTQAVRQVEAAVAEAESLLAQGELEDALGRQVIVARWLTRIGAGSASPELSLQPQRLAFGELTRRVVKRAVLRLRNTGPTMLVGEVQSLAPWLEVRDARFACGPDEEARVTVVALGKRLPSENVRAVRALHVITNRGEVWMPASASLVVPKLAISPEALDFGQVVHGQTADAELIVANQGGGEVEGTIQSAVPWLSVMPDRFHVPSRERQTIRVRFHGGLAPMEMQGAADVLLVNSDDGRVKLPVRWRWAEPGLMLTPTVLLWGEQRREAQPEMSLTITNSGTAVLEGAVRSRCSWVHVTPEAFTCPPGRSVTIAVRATLGELPPGRTSVGEALVIESNAGRRTVSASVDILAPELQVKPPSLDLGEVMWGEASQAALRIANRGSLPLMAQLESLFPWLHVEPAEVVCPPGALTRVKVEARTEEMLHGGEWHAVPGIRVESNAGRREIPISLLVRKPELQLTPEFLDFGVIPRQGVGQTMLFISNPGTAPLTWSLSSDALWLEVPTSQGITNPGETSQVHLYAYGLAVPADQDEAQMSLIIESDVGEQVVHGIVMIARPQLWVDPLRLDLGISANYAPVEGLLSLFNRGLGDLTGTVQTTVPWLTVEPVEFQVPTGGQQPILVRAIPDGLREGETLVEGALEVVSNAGRERVDVRLEIRLSGELVIEPQGLLWRQGEMAPVLRLRNVGRAPISVLIRPQASWLHVNHQVLMIKPGRIATVQFTLDEAILPSAPIVETELVLDWAGQIVRIPVVVETYAFVARLRPDDASISSIEN
- the phoU gene encoding phosphate signaling complex protein PhoU, with the translated sequence MLRQAFELKLQRLQDDILTLGSMVEKALLDSVDCLKRRDLEGSRRIIASDREINEKRYSIEADCLTLIATQQPMAGDLRTIAAILEIATELERTGDYAKGISKINLLIGNAPLIKPLVDISCMVEKACDMLSRALKAFAERDVEAARSIPREDDEMDALYNQVYRELLTIMMADHSTIDQATYLLWAAHNLERAADRVTNICERVIFTVRGDIIEIDSEEL